A genomic region of Papaver somniferum cultivar HN1 chromosome 7, ASM357369v1, whole genome shotgun sequence contains the following coding sequences:
- the LOC113294149 gene encoding G-type lectin S-receptor-like serine/threonine-protein kinase LECRK4 produces MYSLTHSLLRLPFLFLLILLLVPFSAYAQSYRNISLGSSLTATGDNTSWPSPSGDFAFGFRHVDNDRFLLAIWFDKIPDRTIVWYANGDNPAPRGSQVELTTKGRLVLKGPRGNELWEAETAKGEIRHGAMLDNGNFVLVEESSTNYLWESFKNPTDTILPTQFLEVNKHNNKLSSRVNDSTYTTGRFRLRLQENGNFAMYAVGFPSLTENEYEAYYNLFLLSGSDPKVNQFVFNESGNIYIISRNGSIVNLKWDNIVPATNVYYRATLDFDGVFTQYSHPKTSDLNSRWTVMRLMPDDICDAMKSRLGSGACGYNSYCILTSNRRPSCECPPGYELVDSNNRFSDCKPNFMLPTCQEEDTKNATDLFELQSLRNADWPTSDYEMMESYNEKDCRSSCLNDCLCAIALFKEGTCWKKKLPLPNGRLNAAVNGIALIKTRKVSGFPKPDLDPILGPTRIRSTLNLVVSVLLGCSVFFNFILLAATFLVYFFMDKKLRKKQHKSTTLRSSLRSFTYLELEEATDGFKQELGRGAFGIVYKGSIEEIGSTEFIAVKKLDKVFGEGEKEFKTEVSAIGQTHHKNLVRLLGFCDEGKQRLLVYEFMSNSSLADHLFGICKPDWNQRVQIAFGISRGLMYLHEECSTQIIHCDIKPQNILLDDNFTARISDFGLAKLLVSNQTRTYTGIRGTRGYVAPEWFRNTPVSAKVDVYSFGVMLLEIICCRKGVEIELGEEEVKAILTDWAYDCFRNGKLQNLVEDEEVMNDMKRFERLVMIAIWCIQEEPSLRPSMKKVTQMLEGVLEVSVPPCPYQINSYIGEYSVPDDAYQYPTTTTSDQ; encoded by the coding sequence ATGTATTCTCTTACTCATTCTCTTCTTCGTTTACCTTTTCTATTCTTGCTTATTCTGCTTCTGGTGCCATTCTCTGCTTATGCGCAAAGTTACCGGAATATAAGCTTAGGTTCATCATTAACTGCCACTGGAGACAATACTTCATGGCCATCACCCTCCGGTGATTTTGCGTTCGGTTTTCGTCATGTTGATAATGATCGCTTCCTTCTAGCGATCTGGTTTGATAAAATCCCTGACAGAACCATAGTTTGGTATGCAAACGGAGACAATCCTGCTCCACGAGGATCTCAAGTTGAGTTAACCACCAAGGGTAGGCTCGTACTTAAGGGCCCTCGCGGTAATGAACTATGGGAGGCTGAAACTGCAAAAGGGGAAATCAGGCACGGCGCGATGCTTGATAATGGTAACTTCGTTCTCGTGGAGGAGTCCTCGACTAATTATTTATGGGAGAGCTTTAAGAATCCTACAGATACAATCTTACCTACCCAGTTTTTGGAAGTAAATAAACATAATAACAAGCTTTCTTCGCGTGTCAATGATTCTACATACACGACAGGAAGGTTTAGGCTCCGCCTGCAAGAGAATGGAAATTTCGCCATGTACGCAGTTGGGTTTCCAAGTCTTACTGAAAATGAATACGAGGCATACTACAATCTGTTCTTGTTATCCGGAAGTGACCCTAAAGTTAATCAGTTTGTCTTCAACGAGTCGGGAAATATTTACATTATAAGCAGAAATGGGAGTATCGTTAACCTTAAATGGGATAATATTGTCCCAGCAACCAACGTATATTACAGAGCGACTCTTGATTTTGATGGAGTGTTCACACAATACTCTCACCCAAAGACATCCGACCTTAACAGCCGCTGGACCGTTATGCGATTAATGCCTGATGACATTTGTGACGCTATGAAGAGTAGATTGGGAAGCGGTGCTTGTGGATATAATAGCTATTGCATACTCACCTCAAACAGAAGGCCTAGTTGTGAATGCCCGCCTGGTTATGAATTGGTTGATTCAAATAACCGATTTAGTGATTGCAAACCGAATTTCATGTTACCAACATGCCAGGAAGAAGACACTAAGAACGCGACGGATTTATTTGAGTTGCAGAGCTTGAGAAATGCAGACTGGCCAACATCCGACTACGAAATGATGGAATCTTATAATGAGAAGGATTGTAGAAGTTCCTGCTTGAATGATTGTCTATGTGCGATTGCTTTATTCAAAGAGGGGACTTGCTGGAAGAAAAAGCTCCCGCTTCCGAATGGTAGGCTTAATGCTGCTGTGAATGGAATAGCTTTGATCAAGACAAGGAAGGTCAGTGGTTTCCCGAAACCAGATCTTGATCCAATTTTGGGTCCGACGAGAATTCGATCAACGTTAAATTTGGTAGTTTCAGTGCTTTTAGGCTGCTCAGTCTTTTTCAATTTTATACTTTTAGCTGCAACCTTTCTGGTCTACTTTTTCATGGACAAGAAGCTGAGAAAAAAGCAGCACAAGTCAACTACTTTGAGATCCAGTCTTCGTTCATTTACTTACCTGGAGCTTGAAGAGGCCACAGATGGGTTTAAGCAAGAACTAGGAAGGGGTGCTTTTGGCATTGTGTATAAAGGGTCCATTGAAGAAATTGGTTCAACAGAATTCATTGCAGTCAAGAAGTTAGACAAGGTGTTTGGAGAAGGCGAAAAGGAATTCAAAACTGAAGTCAGTGCAATAGGTCAGACACATCACAAGAATCTGGTTCGATTGCTTGGGTTCTGCGACGAGGGGAAGCAAAGACTTTTGGTATACGAGTTCATGAGTAACAGCAGTTTGGCAGATCACCTCTTCGGAATTTGTAAACCAGATTGGAACCAGAGAGTCCAAATTGCATTTGGTATATCAAGAGGACTCATGTATTTGCACGAAGAGTGCAGCACGCAAATAATCCATTGTGATATAAAGCCACAAAACATACTACTCGATGACAACTTCACAGCAAGAATTTCGGACTTTGGATTGGCCAAGCTTTTGGTGAGTAACCAAACTCGAACTTATACGGGGATTAGAGGGACAAGAGGGTATGTTGCACCAGAGTGGTTCAGGAACACACCAGTCTCAGCCAAAGTGGATGTTTATAGTTTCGGTGTAATGCTACTTGAGATCATATGCTGCAGGAAGGGAGTTGAAATTGAACTAGGAGAAGAAGAGGTAAAAGCCATTCTCACCGATTGGGCCTACGATTGCTTCAGAAACGGGAAACTACAAAATTTGGTGGAGGATGAAGAAGTGATGAACGACATGAAAAGATTCGAGAGGCTGGTAATGATTGCTATTTGGTGTATTCAAGAAGAACCATCACTTCGACCGTCAATGAAGAAAGTAACTCAAATGCTAGAAGGCGTACTTGAGGTTTCTGTACCTCCATGTCCTTATCAGATTAACTCATACATTGGTGAGTACAGCGTACCCGACGACGCCTACCAATATCCAACTACAACAACCTCAGACCAATAA